TAAACAGACTTTTAATCAAAGCTATCTCCCACAAGCATTGTTCAGTTTTGAGACTCTCCTGCACAGCATAtcaggattaaaaatataacatgtttaaaaatacatcttgtaatttctaaataactatttgagaaattcataattttggaGAATACTGCATgaattgtagaaaaataaataatataaacacaAGATGTAAAAGCAGGCTTTTGGACGTAAGGGAATGAGCTGACCAAATAATAAGTAGAGAAGACAATTTATTTACCAATATAACTGTAACGAACATTACAAAATCTTATTATACTGTATAATCACtcaattcatttgaaataaataacattcaCACTTAATCCGGAAATTTGGGTTAATTGATCTGACCGATTTTGTTAAGACGGTTTCTATAGGCTAATCTCCACGTCTAGAAGAACCAACTAGATCGGCTGAACGACcaactaaattttgtttttgcccaGATTTACTTCCCAGTGAGAAACTTTTACAGCAGTTAGTAAATTGACGAGTAACGGCTGCTGAGATGCGGGAAAACTTGTGAAGCAGAGGTTGCAACTCCGACGGTGAAACTATCGGAATAGTCTCAATCACCTTTAACTGTAACAAGTCTGTGCtggaaaacaagaaaatcgcTGCTGAGAAGAGTTGGGAAGAGAATAAATGGGCATCAATTGCGGCGCTCTTTCGCACCTGCCGCCATTAGTAGCGGCGGCTTTGAGCGCGGTTCGCCACCTTTGCTAATGCTGCAAAACAAAGAACAGCTCGCTGGCTTTGTCTGTTCGTTCCGACTCCAATCCGCAGCAATAATGACTTAGCATCGGCAAAGCAGAATGCTTTGTGCCTGCCAGCTGCAATAATTAGGCAACAGAAGAGCCTGCCGCACTTTCATCGCCTTTTCTCTTACCATCCTTCTACACAGCTggcttaattgatttttaactgcAGAAACTGCAGGAAATTActggaaataataacaattgaaacaaacaaaacaagacAAGTTTTAAAGCGGATTGGTACAgaacaacaattaataatatttggcATTATTAGCTTTGGCTGGTGGTCCATTGTAAGGATGGTAGCATCTTTAAGTACATGGAAACCatattatgtacatacataattTTTGTGGAATCTAGCAACAATTCACCCCTAcaattttcatacaaaattttatatttctctcAAAACGCGGCTtgtccatattttattttcccttgattttgattcctcttgTAACGATCTCTCCAACGATGAGGTAATTTTCTCTACATtctaaataaatcaagattttcaataagaagataattttaacgaaattgtttcaatttaagcTTGTTCCAATTTAAAGAGAATTAAAgttcaaaatacaattttttttaattatgatatcCAGAGTTCTTTGCAAAATTCAACTTAAGATTTAAgagaaaacttaaatttcacACGAAAATAAACTTGGTCTGACCTAAATAAATGTaaactcaataattttaaattccacttCAACTTTTTATTGATCAGTCATCGAGTTTACACCAAATGCACCAGCTCGTTGACTCGCATTGTGGcggagtgtcaaagcagtgggagatatttgagcagttcggagatctaatactcgCTACTTAATGTTAGAGATGGCAAGAGGTGGTTAGTTtatagtgactcgaaatgctcaaagaGCTCAACGGACTGGGAGGCGCactggcgccgactcgccacttgctgttTTACGCACCTTTTCAGcggctttatggacaaatgtctggcgtttcaatcaaagacctctCGGTGCtaggaggcgaaaagatggccacattgggcccaaacTCCTCTCCGGCCACTCGgcagcggtgttattgggacccggtgagtagaggttaaaaaaaactgtttcatCATCTCAAAATCAGACAACCGTGAAAGTCCGCAATGTAATGTAAATTCGATCCTCTCACTTCTATATCTTACGTGAATCTCATCAGCATTCGATTTTCTTCTGttggagaaataaaagcaGAGTGTCACGTTTCCCTTGCTATTCAATCACAAATTTGATGCCACGCAGAAGCAGATCAGTAAAAGCCGGGATCTAGTCAGGCGCGTATGAAGTGGCAAGAGAAGAGCCGAAAGCCGAATCTGCGCGCGTGTGTTATTTCTCTTTAATGGCCGCCATCATTTGCAGACTCGAGTTTTACGACACCTCTCATTGGCGTTAATAAAAACAGCAGCAACCGTATCGTCCAGCAGATGCAGCCCCACGCATTGCCAACAGGAAAGGAAACTACGGCCCTGCTCTTTTGGAAGGGAGAGCCTGGACAAATCAATGCAGAAATAGACAGAAtctgttttcttttatttctcttgTATAAAAATCAGGTTTATTTCTTGCCAGTAACAAGGATGGCCAATAAAAAAGACAGcctatttttcaatatcttGAAATAACCGTCATTTAAgcttaagttttttttaaaatatattaaaataaaattaactagtAGGATtgttaattatgaaaatcaaaattcttccTACAATAATAATCTAGAgaacagtttaaattaaaaattaggaaccAAAAGCTATACAGTAGGAAAAATTACCATAAAActaaattccaaatatttgacaattattaaatcatttaaggTGTCATAAGTTTAAATTACTACAAAGTCTcatgaaaattggaaataaatgtaattcacggcgaaaatatttccaaggaattaaaattaaaattgtatattctaaatttaattggatttagtttttttaataatcaaaaaggtaaaatgaatttgaacaCTGaccttcaaatatttttttttgttaaatttttattcattatttgaatttaaaaccagTAAGGAGCTATTCAAAATGATATTCAGAACTTTTAAAGTACGTTGTGCTTTTTACTATTGAACAGTCTTAAATTTATCCGTTTTAAATCCACAGTATCCATGAACGATGTGGATTTTTTCTCCAGAAAAGTTAAGCTTGAGTTATGGCTGCATTGAGAATCCTCTGACTTTTGTCAGTCCAGTTTCGCACACCCCCGCTGAGAGCAGCGGCCCGCCCTTCCGGCAGCCGGGCACGCTCTGTCGGCGCTGTTGGCTCCGTATCAAAGCAAATTACTGCAAATTAATCAGGCGACGGCATTTGTGACACCCGATCAGCGGCGGCGGAAGTCGCCGAGAGGTGTccgcttggaaaatttccaaatgcaatttttcactaTCTGCCGCGACGAGtttggtatttttgttttgcgctGCTGGAAACGATCGTGGCGTGCGCTGACGCGCTGTTTACAACGCGGCAAGCCATTTGTTTCTCACAGATTGCGCTCGCGGCATGTTTTATTTGGTCTAGCTTGCGGACCAACTTCTGCTGGcgtgtcattttattttccttacaACTTTTTctatgaataataaaatctgtCCGCTTCGCAATACATTTCCAGCAGTATAATCGTGACAGAGGATCTAAAATGCTGTGATTTTTTCTCATGGCCGATGATTTTCAAAGCAACGTTTGACAAAACGGGTGGAAAATTGACAGAggcatcatttttttaatgttatttacgCATCAAAATAGATATTAAATctacaaatttacaaaagttaataatcaaaagattatttaaaacctTAGGAAAGCACAACCCtatacaatttatatttagcaTCCTGAGAAGCCCAAAATCTGAAatacgtttttaaaattccaaatgaaAAACGGACTGACAATTGTGCGAACCCTATTTTAAAGCgcagcaaaagtaaaattgctctctttaagtttaaaaagctTAATTCAACACCGGTATACGCACAAAAGCATGTACGAACACCATACATCTATCATGAAAAGGCAAACGGTCTCATTTGCATACGTTTTGACTAGCAGTTTGGAAAAAAGAGCCACTTCCGTTAAACGTGAAAAGGCGAATCAAAGGACTAATCAGCAAGATCTACCCGAGAGCGAACTCAAAAAGCCGCTCAAAGTGAAACGCATCGATGTAaccaaaggaaattttattactataTGACTGGCAAGCCCCTTGAGTTGAGCTGcctatgcaaccggcacgtCGTGCATACCAAGCGGGTTGCATAGCCACTGCATGTCTGCGGCAAAGACCACTACAACCACAACTGCatagtgctttgcgcgggtacaaattttcaacccaaacccgcaccgaacccgcttatttcgtaccgcacccaaaccgcacccatatctttttcaaaatttgaacccgcacccgcaccaaCCCGCACTACGCAcacccgcacccgcaatccgccatattggatttgcaaaatctggacccgcacccgcgggtttggtgcgggttttgcgggttcaaccctcaaacccgcgacccgcgcaaaacagttgagaaaaccccgactttccaatttttgcgggttttgcgggcgtttaaatgtcaaaatctgggaattttgagtactttttaactttgctcagggtggtcctagaacaaaaattaaaaactcgtaaactcgtctcaacgaggcaaacaacttttatactGATCTCAAGGTGGTAGGTCAAAGCccaaggtcacaaaaattaatttttggaattaatacttaaatttgaaaataaatatattaaaattttttattttttaaaaccgtTTTGTAGAACATAAATTAAGCTAAAAACGttgaaatttggaatggcgtttttcctcatttttttaaattaaaaatgaaaaattcgaaaacccttgtttgtCGAGGTAGGTAAAAACGGtgattgaccaaaaaatgTCGACTTCaaatcatccgaatttcaaaaaccacataccgttagactcctctcgacatccctaagtgcactaaaggggtataattcgattttatattttgttttataattgcgacaagatttttagtgcagaattcgagatttggtgctcgtcaagcattttattgcacccgtctcgataaaaaaactttgtgcacccgacCCGTATCTGGgattgtggtggtcctatttacaaaaaaaatacgtaccataaacaatttcaatatattcattttcaaatttgagtttaaaatctaaaaaataatttttgtgaccttgacctttgacctaccactttgaggtcaagataaaagttgtttgtcttgttaagacgagtttacggggttttaatttttgttctaggactaccctgagcaaagttatgaagtactcaaaattcacAGATTTTGATCTTTGAACGCACGCCAAACCctcaaaaattggaaagtcggggttttctcaactgatttttagttcaattagggcaaatttaaagtaaaaaaattcatcaaaatccatcgacccctggacaACAATTTGATGAGTTCAGAGATTTGgctcaattcaccagttgcataaaccctaagtgtttgaagccaccaacagatggcgccaccgtagactttcgattttaaggcacttccgctgcgatttcagactcaatctagctaccgtgcattctacaattaatttgctaatttttgacgggctgaaaaccaaaatcggttcagccaatcgccgtagaatcgtgaaaaactattttttgaaataaaaaaatattttccaacgtttctacggcgaatggctgaatcgattttggttttcagcacgtcgaaaaaaagcaaataatttaaaaaagcaaaatagctagattgagtctgaaatcgcatcggaaatgccttaaaaccgcttaaaacaaaatttttaaaaaaaagtctgtggttgcgccatctgttggtggcttcaataactaaaggtttatgcaactggtcaattacaTAAAAGTTGCGGGTTTGCCGAgtcaacccgcacccgcaccaaaccgcacaacaccaacccgcacccgcaatccgccatattggatttgcaaaatctggacccgcacccgcgggtttggtgcgggtttgcgggttcaaccctcaaacccgcgacccgcgcaaagcactaaaCTGCACTGCTCTTTATCTCTAATCGACGCGTACACTTTTAATGTAACATGCACCAACGGGTCCGACGACGCGTAACGTGCTTTCGCGCTCCCACTCTCATCATCCCTGGGCAGctgacttttaattttctcgattattacaataaattcaaaggtATGGTATCAAACAATTCTCTTAAGACTTGTCAGCCCCTGAACAACGGAAAGAAATATGGCTTAAAGAATGACCTCCAAATCAGGATTGAATTCCAAAgagaattataattatttttaatatctgaaaatggaaaaactggaaaaatcttttggtattttgaaaatcctgtccggtcctgttccggtaaaaatatttccggttCCGTGTGAAACACCGGAAAAGGACCGGATTCCGGTTTCCAGTTTCGGTCCTGTCTTGGGATACGCGATATTGTACACCATAGGGGTGTCTAATAAAACTcatatttaaatctaaaatgaatattatctTTGTGAATATTAGCAAGTAatgaaaccattttaatttctcaatgCCATGAGGTTTATATTAGAAATAGCAAACGGCCGGCCAACATGCATGCGTCCCTACTGGCCACTAATATTTCATTCGTTAAAATTTCGTgtaaaacttttgtttaaaattggatGGATGAAATGTACTCTAGGCAGCAATTGTACCCGCTTTTCTACCCATATATCGTGCAAAAATTGGACCAATTGAAGCCAGAAAACATGCAAGTGAAGTGTTTAccttcataaaatttttagaaacaatattttgacagttttGCAGAATCTTAACCAAGATTTCTCAATTAAGCTATTGGCCAGCAGATTGATTTACGTTTCGTACACACGGTTCTTTCAATTTCATGTTTCAGAGGTTTTCTGCTTTTGTAAAATCTTGTGGTGTATCATAAATTGCATCGTAGCAATAACCATCCTATGCTGCACTTAGACTGTGCATTTTTTCGAGTAGTTTTCTCTGAATCATGCGATCTTTTTGCTTTCGCAGAGTTATATAAAAGTTTGCGTTTAACTTTTTCAATGTTAGGGGTAGGTTAAAAAAAGACAACAATATTTATCTGTGAAGCCCATTGCTATATTGGGCTAAGGTTCAAGCATTTTTGCTTTATTCAGATTCtaatttcctcaattttgctttcttcCTCTCTTCACTTTCAGTTTATCACCGTTGCGTCTCCCCTTTGCACCTTTCTGGAGCTTGCCATTCTTTCCCTTAGGCAACTGGATGATGAAGTTCGGGTCGcaattttgcagttttgtcTTCCTCTCTTCGCAAGACGGCAGTTGAGGCCCTGGGTTTGGCTGGCCTGATGGAGTAGTAGTTACCTGCTCGCCTGTTGGCGCATTCTATCCGAAAATAATGGTTAacgtgaaaatatttcatacatCTAGATTCTAATACTAGGACAAACTGCCTCTGGATGCAAGTGATGAAACGCATGGGTTTGTCACTGCACTTCTGAGTGTTGTTTGCGCTCGAGTTGGCGTAAATAGGTGGTTGATTCGTTACACCTATAGatcgagaaaatttattattaaacgtgTTATTTATACAAAGCATATATGATGATTTAAtagcgaaataataaaacaaggTGTCCTTACTGTCCATGCAAGCGGTGATGGCGTCCTCTGCAATTTTAGCCCATTCAGGTGAGTTGGCTGTCTGCTGGGCATAGCTCGCTTTGATGGCATCTATATTGATGTTTCCGTTCGTGTCGAGCTGTAAATGCGATATTTAGCGTGCCACCTAGAATTCATTTCGCTCAGGCTTACGTGATTGGTAATATTGAGAGCGCACTCAGCAACGCACtatttatttgttagaaaatgGTTAAGCTTACTCGCAACTATCCCTGAAAATGAGTTTTACCAATGGATCGCATCCTTTACCGCGATCTTTACCTAATtacaataaagaaataaatactgCGAATTTATATTTGTCATCATTTTTCAGTTATAAATTAATACGCCATCCTAAGATAGGCTTTTTAAACATGTTGCATTTCCCAACCAGCTTATTTAGTTTCAAGTTTTGTTCGTCTAACGAAAGGTGACCCTACCTTCCTCGCTGCTTCCAGGACCACCTTTGCTACCAGCATCTCTGGCTTTGCGACGTCTGTCCTTTTTAGGCCCATGTTTTCCATGACCTCCACACTTGCCGAACACCTCTTTCGAGAAAACGACCGGGACGTTAACGCAGTCCTTTGCATTCTACAAAGTTGAGGTAGGGACATTTCATGATTTGTCTGCAAGTAACTGCAGGGATTCTCACGATCAGGAACATGGGGTTGCAGGCACGGGGTTCAGCATCGAAAGCTTTCATCATGGCTTCCATCTTTTGTTTGCCTTCAGGTCCTCCTTCAGGTGGGCCTCCTCCTCTCTTTCCATCTCCGGGATCTTTTCTCTTGGGCTCCGCCTATACcggttaaattaatttaatcggttatttttgtaagaaaatctCTCAATGGTAGtgtaatattgttttaatgatGTACTGCGAGAACAGCTATTTTATATCTTTCCACTATGAATTATTTCGAATGAATTAATGGTATAGAGGATaactataaaaatatcaataaatcatttagagcattttattcaaactctTTGACCTAAAAGTATCCCCCACTGCCTCTTATAGTATAGAAGTTATTTGGCCGCACCTTACCATTactgattttgaaacattagTGCGAGTCAAAACACGATATTTAAAGAATGTGCTATTGGGATCTCTAAATACAATAGTTCGCGATATGTACAGTATATGAACTAGTGGCCAAAgactcaaattcaaaatttatcaagtttaaaagtgaattttgaTATTCCTGAGACTGATACTCATATGAAGTATTGTAACacaaagatttaatttttttaattttaagttcgTTCTACACTCTGATGTACAAATTGAATGTGAAATTTGAGTATGGCCAGTCTGGCAAACAATAATTCTTGAAATGAAGA
The nucleotide sequence above comes from Cloeon dipterum chromosome X, ieCloDipt1.1, whole genome shotgun sequence. Encoded proteins:
- the LOC135945753 gene encoding uncharacterized protein LOC135945753; its protein translation is MLKFAVIFCLIVAVAVQAEPKRKDPGDGKRGGGPPEGGPEGKQKMEAMMKAFDAEPRACNPMFLINAKDCVNVPVVFSKEVFGKCGGHGKHGPKKDRRRKARDAGSKGGPGSSEEGKDRGKGCDPLCVAECALNITNHLDTNGNINIDAIKASYAQQTANSPEWAKIAEDAITACMDSVTNQPPIYANSSANNTQKCSDKPMRFITCIQRQFVLNAPTGEQVTTTPSGQPNPGPQLPSCEERKTKLQNCDPNFIIQLPKGKNGKLQKGAKGRRNGDKLKVKRGRKQN